In Salmo trutta chromosome 24, fSalTru1.1, whole genome shotgun sequence, the DNA window gtcttggctgtgtgcttagggtcattgtcctgttggaagctgaaccttcaccccagtctgaggtcctgagcgctatggagcaggttttcatcaagggatctctctgtactgctctgttcatctttccctcgatcctgactagtctcccagtccgtaccgctggaaaacatccccacagcatgttgctgccaccacaatgcttcaagtagggatggtgccaggttacctCCAGTTGGCactcaggcaaaagagttcaatcttggtttcatcagaaaagagaatcttgtttctcatggtctgagagtcctttaggtgccttttggcaaactccaagtgggctgtcaggtgccttttactgagaagtggcatccgtctggctactctaccatataggcctgatttggtggagtgctgcagagatgtttgtccttctggaaggttatcccatctccacagaggaactctggagctctgtcagagtgactatcgggttcttggtcacctccctgaacccGATAGCTAAGtttggtcagctctaggaagagtcttggtggttccaaactttttccatttaagaatgatggaggccaatatGTTCTTGTGCCTCGTCATAATCCTGtttctgagctctacggacaattccttcaacctcatggcttggtttttgctttgacatgcattgtcaactttGGGActttatgtagacaggtgtgtgactttccaaataatgtccaattaattgggtttaccaaaggtggactccaatcaatcaagttgtagaaacatctcaaggatgatcaatggaaacaggatgctcttgagtttaatttcaagtctcatagcaaagggtctgaatacttatgtaattaaggtatttctgtttcttgaaaaaaaaaaaaataatttgcacaaatttctgaacttgtttttgctttgtcattatggggtattgtgtgtagattgcgggggaaaaatataatttaatccattttagaataaggctgtaatataacaaaatctggaataagtgaaggggtctgaatacttttcgaatacactgtgtgtgtgtgtgtgtgtgtgtgtgtgtgtgtgtgtgtgtgtgtgtgtttatatatacacagaccccttgacttttatataaataaataaataaataaatacataaataaataatccggactctgacattgctcgtcttaATATTTCTtgattccattcttttacttttagatgtgtgtattgttgtgccttgttagatattactgcacagttcgagctaggaacacaagcatttcgctacacccacaataacatctgctaaatatgtgtatgcaaccaTTACATTTCTATTCGatttgttcacttcccttcatttaAAGGAAATTACTGGTGaaagaaatatggtggaaacttcAATTATCCCAATGCTTTTAGGTTTGTGGGATGTAGTGAAGGATtgtacacttcaggagaaaggaaATATGATTGTGACGCACCCCAGGTCTCTGTGGCTCATACTAACACCGTTTCCTTTCTCCGCTGGTCTTCAGGACGGATGGAACCAACACCACTTCATCACGCCTGTGTCTACTCTAGAGCGCGACAGATTCAAGTCTCAGCCCACCCTCCCTACCAGCACCATACAGATGTCACCGGTCAACCAGTCAGGTCAGCCTAGCTACATAGACGATCATTCACctaggctacgtcccaaatggcaatctATTCCCTAGGGggcctagtgcactacttttgaccagggcccacagggctcttttcaaaagtattgcactagatagggaatgaGGACCCGTTGGGGACGTAGCCCTAGATAAGGACACATGCGTTTTCAATTCaacgttttgttgttttgacctCCATGTTGTGTTCTCCACAGCTGGCAGTGCAACCTCCTCTCCTGCAATGCTGGGAATCAAAGAACACCGTTCTGATTATCACAGGGCACAGTCAACTATGCAATTTTATAAAAACCAAGGGGACAACAATGTACATAAATACCAATATACAGGTAAACAATGAGCATAGAGAATTATCATACAAAAACCGTCCATAAAAACACAGCATATCGGTTGAGACGTTGGAATTTGATTGAAAACGTATCAGCCATGTGCACCAGACCGTGATTCAAGTATCCCCTAGGGCCTTTCTGCCTCTATGTAGGGCGTAATCCATCTCaccactcccaggaatcccattCCATGCCCCCTCTCCCCTAGCACTTCCCTAGATCTCCCCTAGCTCTCCACTAGCTATCCCCTACATCCACCCCTACCTCCCTGTTTCTTATCATCCTTATTGGGAGCTGGAGGCTCTTAGACGATCGGTAGTTCAAAAGAGCACTTGAGCCTCTTTGTTGCGTTTAAGTGGGTCTGCTGAGCAATATAGTGGCTGGTCCGCCCGCATTGTGAGCAACTCGGCTCAGCAGCCACTACAAAGCGGCCATTGTTAGTTGCCCTGAGGAAGAGTGGAgctacttcccaaatggcaccctattccctatatagtgcactacttttgaccagagccctggtctaaagtagtgcactatatagggaatagggtgccatttgggaagttgCCCTACTCTTCCGCAGGGCAACTAACAATGGCCGCTGCCAGGTGGAGAGCCCTCAATGGGGTGCTGAGACGGCAGAGTAAACGGAGCTGGGGAAGCTGCAGCCTCCCTGCCTAACCTTCTGCCTGACTACCCAGCAACACTCCCTGGAGTAATATTGTACGGTAACAACGTTTTATGTTCATGGAAATTTGAAGTTATACCGTTATCTTGTTAATTTCTCTTCCAGGGTCTGGAAAGCCGTCACCATATTATATCGGGTCCTACTCCTCGCCGACAAGAGAGGACCCCAGAAGAGCACAGGTAAATTCAATGCAGACTCTAAATCAATCCCTTCTGGTCGAACATCTCCATCTTTCCCTGCGCTATCAACTTGGCCGGTGCAGGCGGCTGCTTCGCTCCGCTACGCTAATGGAAGGAGACTGACACGTATTACAGTGTGGGTGAATGAGAGAGTTGGGAGACGTCCAACACATCAGTCATTGTGTGAGCGAGAGTGAATGTGACTGCTGTAATAGGGATAGGCGGGGACGGCAGTGGGTGCATCTCAGGCACCTGTCACAGTGTGGACACGTCCCTGTGTGCCCACTCGGATAACACCCAAGGGGAGGGAGCTTTGtgcccacctctcctccctccaccgaCTAGACAGGAAATGGACAGTCAGGATATTACACCCAAAGGAGGCTAGTGAAGGAAGGACGTCtcataacattttacattttagtcatttagcagacgctcttatccagagcgacttacagtagtgaatgcatacatttcatacaggtcccccgtgggaatcgaacccacaaccctggcgttgcaaacaccatgctctaccaactgtgccaCACGGGACCATAACAATGGCTGTGACGGCGTTAATGGTTTCAAACGCACGGAAACCGTTTCTTTGATGTTTGATAACATTCCATTTCATTATTTTCAAGCCATTACTTGGAGCCCGTCCTCTGATTTTAAAGAGCCACCAGCCACAACTCATTACAACCAACTTTGGTCAGCCATACAGCCACAGAATGTGAATTTTGATACACAAAGTTGTAATAAGTTTGAATCAACAAACTATTTCTCATCCTTTTCTCCCATCAGACAGTTGAAAGTAGATATTTTCCTGTATTTGACATAGAGCGATCTGATTGCGTTGCTTCTCTTGTCTCCACAGCAGCAGATGTACTACACTGAGGAGCCGAGCAGGCGGAACTACGACACCTACAGAATGTACCTGCAGTCTCCACACGGCTACGATGACCCCTACGTGGAGGAAGTGGTCAGCTTTCCCTCCACGGCAGACTACAGCTCTAAGTCGCACGGTCACGGACTCAAATCCCCCACGAACTACGTGGACTTTTACTCTACCACCCGGAGGCCTTCCTACAGGGCGGATCAGTACCCGGGTTCGCCAGATTCCTGGGTATAGGGACTCCCATCTTGGAAACCCCGACAGATGAACTCTTCCATGAACTTTTacttgtgtgtttgtttttgaaaATGTGGATCTGAATGTGGAGATCGACGCGATGGCAGATGGAGAAATGGAATGTTAACCAAAGAAAGAAGGAAACCaaggaatgtgttttttttgttagtttttttaagAAGAGCAGTGGGTGTGTTCGGGGCGGGCGGCACTGGACATTATCGTGAGTGGTGTCCTGCTCTGTCTAGATGTTAGTTTTTCTTTTGGAAACCTGTAGCTGTGGCAGCGTGGTGAAGGTGTGGGTTATGTGACGAAAGGTTTGCGGTAATGAGTCAAAAGGGGGGAATGTGTATGTTCGTAGGCAAAAATGGATCATGAACTcatatctgtaaaaaaaaaaatattatagtaACCTAAAGATGTTAGTTTGTACAGAgggatcaaattgtatttgttctTAATGTTGAGATTGTGTATGCCATGGAGTCTTGTACATTTCCTTCATTTTATTGTAAATACAGAAAAAATGccacctggtttacattcatcAGCACTGGTAAAGAGGTGTGCCATGTCAAATCTATATTATAGATCTATAAATATATGAAGAAGTAAAGGGAGGGAAAAGATGGCATCATAACACAAACATGCAACGATAATAAAAGTTcacttttgttttttaaatgaattgtgtaattgcagacattttttgaaaGATTTTCTCTTTATTTTTCCATTCTCTGTCCTGGATCTTTCATCGATAATTCGCTGACATTTTCTGTGCACAACAACCAACAGAAATAAATGTGAACATTTGGTCCATGAAGAGCTCTACAACTCCTCCCTAttcttcctcatcctctcctctttgCATACATCCAATTATTTCAGTAGAAAAAGAAGACAACGATGCATCCCTAAtaaaatggccccctattctttacatagtgcactacatttgaccagagacctatgggcctTTGTCAAAAGTAGTCCGCCATATAAAGTATAGTGTGTAATTTGGGACATTATCAACATGATAGAATGACCAGACACTCAGCATTTTCTTCGTCTTATTTCATAAACAGACTAAAGACCTTTCCAGAAACACTTTGAAAGTTGTTAGAAGTGACAAAAAGACCGATAGTTGCGGCATCGTTTTTTTTTTCAGGACATCAAGTTAGTTTTAttatcaaaaatgttttaaacattttgttagGTAAATATCACGCATTTATCACTAAGATAAATGAGAGATGAGTTAGTTTATGAAAATATCTATAGCCCCTCCCTGTACTCTTGGTCCTTCATACTGTACAGATCTTTAAAAAGTCAGATAGTAATGTGGAAATTCACACTACCATCACCATATTGCTTACATCTATTCTGCTTATATTCAGATCTGAAAACAAAAGGGGCATGGCTGGAGGTTGTTTTTGAACTAGGCAATGGTGTTGAATAAATGACAGAATTGGTAGAGAAGCAATAGGATTAGATCATGAACATCCTCAATGAGCACCATGCACACAAATGCGCCGATCTATAGACTGAATGGATAAAACATGCAAGCTGTTGAAACTGTTCACTCCATATTTCTGGTTCACTCATGTGGAATAAATTAGTCTGCTGCAGCCTCATGCTGCTGCTGCTCGCTTCCTGCGTAAACTAAGTCATTTTCCTTTCAGCAGTATAAAGTGGGCGTTGTGGTACTTTGTGTTCCGTTATTGTTGTTCAGAAGTCGAGAATGGTGCAACTATCTAAAtctggagtgagagagagtcCTCAATTGAAGGCTGGCCATCCTCCGGCAGGTATGGTGGTGATTTATTCATATTAATTCGTCATTTGCATCAAGTTGTGCATATTTTCTTTTGTCCAAAAATGTGTTCGATGTAATGTCTTGTTTGCTTTTTCGAGGCGGTAAGTGTGGTTTACATTCAGTGCAATTTACAATATAGGCCTGATCTTGTTGTCGCATGCGAACATTGTTGCAATCTTGTAAAAACATTGGTAGGCGACAATGTTGGAACGCACGCTCGAACCTCAAGTGCGTAGGTTGCAAACGAATTAAAACTAAAGTAGTTCTAAATGCCCCTATCACTGCTACTATGATCTTTTTTTCGTTGCGATGCGTGATGAAAATTGAATCGGTGCATAGTTTATTGTGCAGACATGGTACATTCTGTGCTCTAAACTGCACCCAAGGGACAGGCCAACACTGTTCATATAGTTAAGTGAATATCCCCTGCAGATTGTTGCTTATGTATGGGGATTTAGAGTCCAAATAGTCCCGCTCAAACTATTATTAAAATGCTAATTAACGGGATGTTTGCATTTCCACATATCTTTGGTTTTGGACCTGGCCTACGATAAGCCTTATTGCATACTGTTCTGGTGTGACATGCAGATGTCCCAGAAAATAAATTCTGGGGCCATAGGTGTCTCTGAGTAGGAGGGATTTTTGGATCAGTTTTGCCCTGCTTGATACCGGCCCCTCAAAGAGATTCTTTGCACAGTACAAATGTAATTATTTCTGAGCTGCACGTTGTTTGGGGGTATTCTAGAACATCAAAGTGCTTTTTGCTTTGGCAGGATGTGGGTAAAGTAGACTCTCTTTTTATTAAACCTGCCTATAGCAAGTCAGAGGAAAAGAAACAACAATGCTGAACTCTCTTCTAACTGCCAACTTTCTTCCAACACTGACACTCCCAAAGTCTCATTGTATAATGGCAACATTCCAAGACATTATAACCTGAAGATGTTTGGTTTTTTTCTTACAGTAACTCTGAATAGTTTTAACTCCTTCATGACCAAGTTCAGGAAGTTGTGTAACTTTCCAAATGGCATTAAATTCTGGATTTGCAAAGAATGAGTatgtaatgaatttattttaaacGGTTCCACTCTGGCACCACAGTGAAGGCTGGGGGGAAACGAGTGGTCAAGAAAAGCTGTGAGGAGAGTCACGCAACCCACCATGTGAACCCAGAGAGAGAACACAAAGTTCCCAAACCCAGGTACAGTTCAGGTAGCCCCTCCCTGTTTTAGTCTTTTATTCTATTTGGTGCCAAATGACAACCCAATACTCCCAAATACAGGGTCTCGTCATTTACAGAGCTCGGATTGtgttcaaatgttgttttttttacattgagaaTGCGTCAGGAAAACCCTTAACTGCAATGTTTGTTCTCGTTTAACATGTAATACTGTTCTAGATCTGCAGCCACCTCCAGCAGAATGCAGCAAATCAGTGTCTTGATGTCAGGAACACTTGACAAGGTAAGGATATCTGACTTAAAATGATGGCTGCATCAGTCCCACAAGGGTTGGCCAAAAAGCAGGTTTGGGGGGGGTCATcatttgtaatgatcatgcaagTCTCAACACTTCACTTCTTCAGATTGGCATAGTAAAATGGTATCCTCTGGATTGCTTGGCAAGTCATGATTTTATAAGATGTCCTCATTGTTTCAGTTGGGACATGACTTCCCAGAGACCCCAGTAAGTGTGAAACACAGCAGACTCAGACCTGCTATGGAGAAGACACACTCGCCAGCTTTCAAGTCCAGCTTCTGCATCCAGCAACCGAAAAAGTTCTGAAGCAACGTGTTGAAGTTGCCTGAGAGGAAACGTGCAGTCGCCTGTGAAAGACCAACAGGAAGTGTTAGTTATATGCATGAGGGGGCCGACATGAGACATCAGAAAATACTTTAATGTTTAACTTTCTTGATTTAATGTAGAATCAATTCAGCTTTGAATTAGTTGCAATTTGTGACTTTGCTACTTTTAGGTGAGAAAGTGGAGCTTTGCAGGTATATGGTGGGTTTTCAGCTTACTCCAAATCAGCACTTACTGTgccttttttttataaatgtatgaATGAGACGTCCTGTAACCCTAAGTGAACTAAAGGCACACATGGTGGGCATTTTTGAAATAGTATGTTGCATAAGTGGGTATAAGCTGGATGACTGACTTTTGTCATGGAATGTTTTCATAGTGAAAAgcttgaattaaaaaaaaaactgcatGGCATTAAATTTTGTCCTTTTTTTTTATGGTTACTTCTAGATTCACGTGACTAAATAAAATGCAATTAATGAATTGTTCAGTTGAAAGCGTTGCTTTTTCATACTGCAAATTTTGTAATGACCAGAAGGTGGCGACAACTAACTCCTGTTAGCTTGAAGGAGATGGCATTTTTCGTTGCTTTTTTTTTTAAGCTTTACCATGGATGTTTAACACCTAGGAAAACCAGGGTCTTTGAGTCCATTTCCcctgtcattatgaggtattttcTGGCTTGCTTGTCTATTATATTGATGGGAACTGCTCTTCCACATGCATATTGTACATCACTATCTACACCATTTCATAATTAAAATACTTAAGTAATATTACGTACTATGCAGTATTTCTGAGAGTGACATGTACCGTGGCATGTCTCAGTGACGCTCTGCCAGCAGTATGCCAGTGTCCTGGTGTTTCCACAGAAACTAACCCACAGCAGAGTGTCTTTGAACTCTGCCTCTTTTGGGGGAAGTTCTCTGCATGTGTAGACTGCTCTTATAGAGCCCTCACAAAAGATCCCCTGTTGTGAGGATGAACCCAGCCAAGCGCTGAATTAAGTGACTACTTCTTCCAGAGCCAACAGTATCTGGGGGCACTTTGTCTGACAAACCTGAGTAGTGCCCCACTCATCACAAACGTTCATTTGGGGATCACTTTCCAGGCTCCTAGCTTATTTCATCTTTTGTTGCCTGTCTTTGTGGCAATGAAGTCAGTGCCAGTAAAAGCCTTTTGTGGCACACTGGGAAATTCTAGGCCATACTAACCTGCCATTTTGCAAGATGGTAGTAGCATAACGCTGGAAACAAATGTTTTTACAACAATTGGCAGTCTTATCCGGATTCTATTCCAGCAGCTGGTGAGGTTGGACAGAATATGAGAAGGCACTCGCTTTGTTCTCTCCTTCAGCCTAGGAGGCGTTTTAATCTGTCGGGATTCGGGCTAGTTACCTGTGCATTCATAAGGAGACTGGAAGATAGATATTATATTAATAACGTTGAGATACCATGCAGACCTAAAGCTCTGTGGTGCTCAATGTTCACTCAAGCCTTTGGTACCATCTGT includes these proteins:
- the LOC115160705 gene encoding death-associated protein-like 1-A, which produces MVQLSKSGVRESPQLKAGHPPAVKAGGKRVVKKSCEESHATHHVNPEREHKVPKPRSAATSSRMQQISVLMSGTLDKLGHDFPETPVSVKHSRLRPAMEKTHSPAFKSSFCIQQPKKF